The window CAAGAAGGCCGCCTCGCTGGAACTGTCCACCGACGCGGAGGCGGGTTCGCTTCCGGCGATCTCCATAACCCGCGTCGAGACCGGCATCCCGCTGAAGAAGGAGGACGGGGAGATACTCTGGTCCTCCGACGGGGAGGTCGACCTCAAGGACGGCAAGTGCAAGCTCAGCATCGACCTCAGGGGACACACCGACATCCAGCACATGCGCGTGTTCTTCGTGAACGAGGAGGACTACAACCTCTTCAGATTCATACACCCGCTCTACGACAGGAGGCGCGATTGATATGGCCAAGAAGACTGAACCGGTCAAGAAGGACTACGTCTGCCCTTACTGCTTCACCAAGGTCGACATGAACAAGATCCATTACGTCTGCACGGGACAGACCTGTGCCAAGACGTTCGCGTCCCTGGCCGTCAGCACCAGGAACGAGAGGGCGCTGATGTACGTGTCGAAGGACGGACTGCACGAGATCGACAGGGAGAAGAGCCTGGTATACGGGAAGGACCCCTTCGGGCCCGATGCGATTTTCGCAAAGCAGCACATCATCAGGAACGCCAGCGGGTTCTGCGACATATGCAAGAGGCCCGTCTACGTCAGGGTGTGCCCAACATGCCACAACAAGATTCCAGCGGGAGTGGAGGAGGACGGCAACAAGATCTTCGTCATCCTCGGACCCAAGGGGGTCGGGAAGAGCCACTACATAGCGGTGCTGATCAACCAGCTGAAGAACGCCATCTCCACGGAGTTCAACGGCGTCCTGAACGCGGCGGATGACAATACCACCATCAAGTACAGGGACACCTACTACCACAGGCTGTTCGAGGAGAAGAGGAAGCTACAGCCCACCCTCTCCTTCGGCAGCTCGGACGACTCCAGGGAGCCGCTGATCTTCTACCTGAGGATACTCAACGGAGAGAAGCCGCTGGTCTACACCTTCGCGTTCTTCGACACCGCCGGCGAGGACCTCGTGTCCACCAACAGGATGATGTCACTGAACCTGAACGCCTTCATATCGATGGCAGCAGGCATAGTGTACCTGGTGGACCCGCTGCAGGTCAAGTACATCAACCAGAGGATCCACGTGGACAACAAACCCGAGATCGGGCCCAGCGCCACGGATGTCCTGAACAACATATGCCAGATCATCAGGAACAACAAGAAGATCAAGAACAAGGACAGCATCGACATACCCATCGCAGTCAGCCTGACCAAGAGCGACGTGCTGTTCAAGGCACCCGAGAATGAGGAGGAGAACAAGGTCCTGATCGGACTGAACTCCTCGCTCCACATCCCCCGCGAGTACGGGAAGTACGATGAGGAGAACTTCGAACAGATCAATGCGGAACTGGAGGAGTACGTGAAGAGAACGATCGGCCCCGAGTTCCTGCAGCTAGTGAGGAGCTTCAAGGACCATTCCATATTCGCGGTCTCCGCGCTGGGATGCAACCCGACCGGCAGCACCCTCCCCAGGGGCGTGTCGCCGATGAGGGTCGAGGACCCGTTCCTGTGGCTTCTCAACAAGGAGGGACTCAGATGAGCGACAACAAATTCATGAGCTTCCTGGGAGGACTGAAGTCCTCCGACAAACAGGAGGAACCTGCCGTCCAGGAAGAACCCACGGTGAGCATCGAGGTGCCTGACGAGAACGTGAACGTGACTGCCGATGAACCGGTTTCCGCCGTCTCCGACGAGATGGAGGACACCATACTGGCACTCAAGGCCCAGATCGAGGAGCTGAAGCTCACGATACAAGGACTCAGGGAGAACCCGCCCTTCCCGGACATGTCCGCTTTCGTGACATCCAGGGAGCAGATCAAGAGCCTCACCAACGCGATCGAGAGGCAGAACATAGAGATCACGAACAGGTCGCTCACATCGTGCATGGAGCAGATCGCCGTGATGAGGGAGGACTTCTTCAAGCTCTGCGAGGGCATGAGGAAGAAGATCGATTCAATGTCCGCGAAGGATGTGCTGTCATCCTTCGAAGCATACGAGGTGGACATGGAGAACATACTGTCGGACGGGGGCGTCTTCATCGGGCACTTCCCCTACGACAGCCTGAACACCATCCACCAGCGCATCGTCGAGGTGATACCCACCAACGACCAGAGCAAGAACGGTCTGATCGCCGAGAGGCTTTCCGACGGTTACAAGCTGGGCGACAGGGTGTTGCTGAAGGAGAAGGTCTCGGTATACAAGTACACCGAGGAAGCGCTGAAACCAGTTACCGAGGAGACCGAGGCCCCGGCCGAGGAGACCCCCGCCGTTGAGCCGGTACAAACGCATTCCAAGAAAAAGAAGAAAACAAAGAAATCTAAGAAATCGGAGGCAGAAGAATGACAGATTATTGCATCGGTATAGACCTCGGTACGACATACTCGTGCCTTTCGTACATCGATGAGGATGGGGACCCGGTAGTGGAGAAGAACTTCGAGCAGGAGGACACCACACCTTCCGTCATCCTCTTCAACGAGAACGGAGAGATCATCGTCGGATCCCCGGCGAAGGACATGTCCGTCATGTATCCCCCAGAGAGGGTCATCACATCCATCAAGAGGCAGATGGGTACAGACTACACCGTCGACATCGACGGAGAGGAGTACAACCCCATCATGCTGTCCGCGGTCATCCTCAGGAAGATCATCAACGACTTCAACGAGAACCACAACTGCGACATCAAGAAGGCCGTCATCACCTGCCCCGCATACTTCGGACAGAACGAGAGGGACGCCACCAAGACCGCCGGTATCATCGCTGGACTCGAGGACGTGACCGTCATCAACGAGCCCACGGCGGCCGCCATCTCCTTCGGGTTCGGGAACAACGACGGAGGCAAGAAGAGGGTCCTGGTGTACGACCTCGGAGGAGGAACGTTCGATGTGACCGTCCTCGAGATCGACGGCTCGTCCTTCACCGCAGTGGCGACCGACGGAGAGAGGTTCCTCGGAGGAAAGGACTGGGATGCGGCCATCGCCAACATCATCAAGTCCAAGATCTCGGAGGAGCTGGGGATCGACAAGGAATCCCTGGACGAGAACGAGGATGTCAAGCAGACCCTCATCAACGACTCCGAGACCATCAAGAAGAGGCTGTCCACCGCGGAATCCACAAAGGGAACTCTCACCGTCGACGGCCAGAAGGTCGTCTTCACCGTCACCAGGGAGGACTTCGAGAACGCCACCAGCGGACTCATCCAGACCACCGTCGACATCATCGACCGCGTGCTGGCCTCCAAGGACTTCACCATGGCCGACATCGACGAGGTCGTCCTCGTGGGAGGATCCTCCAGGATGCCCCAGGTCAAGAACAGCATCTCGGCCAAGTACCCTGACGCGAAGATCAACCTCTACGACCCCGACCAGTCCGTCGCGAAGGGAGCGGCGATCTTCGCCCACTCCAACATGGTCATGCCCGACGCAGAGAACACCGCTGAGGCAGGCGAGGAGGCACCCGTCGAGGGAGCGATCAACGTCCACAACGTCCTGAGCAAGACCTTCGGAATCAAGGCGGTCTACGAGGACGGCACCGAGAAGATCTCCAACATCATCTTCAGGAACGAGACCCTGCCCATCGAGGCGGTCAAGACATACTATCCCGTGGATGACGGTCAGAACACCATCATGGTCGAGATCTACGAGGATGCTGCGGTCAACGACGAGGACGGTAAGAAGACCGACATCATCGAGGGATCGCCCGTGGGCAACTTCATGATGGAGCTCCCCATGGATGTCACCAAGAACACCCCGATCACTGTCAAGTTCACGGCCACCAACGAGGGAATCCTCATCGCATCCGTGGACTGCATGGAGCAGCACTCCGAATACCAGATCGAGAACGAGATGACCATGTCCGAGGAGGACATCTCCAAGTCCCAGGGACTCATGGACAAGGTCACAAACGCCAACTGAAATCCTTTACAGAGGGGGCTCCCTTGCCCCCCTCATTCTTCTTCGTAGCCCGGACGGTACATGACCTCGGTCGGCTGTCCGCATCTGAACCTGGTTATGCCGTTCATCATGGCGTCCAGCACGTACCTGCAACCCGAGATCCCGACTATGGTCCTGTCCATGAGATCCATGTAACCGGACCTCGGGGGACGGATCTCCACATAACCCGTGGTGGAAACGGCCATGCTGCCCTTCAGTGCATCCATGCCGTCTGAGAACACCGCCTCAATCTCCCCTTCGCAGCCTTCCAGCGCCTGCTGGAATCCGTGCTCCGCGAGATAGTCCCTGATCTCCTGCCCGTATTCGTCGTCCAATGGGATGATGTGCCTCGGGACCATCCCGAAGGTCTCCATCATCCACCTCATCAGAGGATAGACTATCGAGGACTCCGCCTTGATGACGAAGCCCTTGGCATGCAGCGATACGGGGATCCTCTCGTAATTCATCAGATGCCTGTGGACCTCCTCCGCATCCTTGTCGACCATCGACAGTGCCAGCGTGGGATCCTTGCCGGTGGCTGAGGCCACCTCCCTGATGAACGACCTCACGGATTGGTAACCCACCGGGGCGCCCATCGATAATCTCAGATAATCCGTACCGAACCTCTCCTTGAGCATCTCCGCGGTCTGCCTGCAGAACTCCGGATGTATCATGATGTTGAGCGATGCCTTCCCGCAGGACAGGATCTCCTCCTTCTTCGGAAGGCATCCCATCATGCAGTTGACCCTGAGGCCCATGGATTCCAGGATCGAACGTAGCTGTTTCTCGCCTGCCTCCCAGCCGAAATCCATCAGCCCATATCCCAGAACATTGACGGAACCGTCATCCCCGTCTTCGATATCCACCGATGACAGTAAGGTCCTGACGGTGACATCGTATCCTTCCGCCATGCTCATCGCGGACAGATCGCCCTGGATCTGGATGGGGTCTGTTTCGGCATTGCCAGTGAGTCCGGAATAATCGGTGCACAGCAGGGATGCTCCCAGGGTATCGAGGAGCAATGCCCTTCTGCCGGTGATGCTGGCCACCGATTCGATCCCTCTGGACACCTTCTCCGCAGTTCCGAAGACGATGTCCTCGTTGTTCAGATAGGTGCAGGGCAGCCTGGATTGCTGGCTGAAGTACTTCGAACGGCAGCATGACTGGTTCTCCGGATAGTACGACGGTATGGCATCATGCATCACGATCTGCGACCTCGAGCGGCAGCCTCCCGCTCCGTTGATCATCGTATCCGTCAATCCTAGGGATTCGGAGGCCAGTATCGCCCCCAGCATCCCGTCTGCTTCAAGCCTCATAGCCCTTCCTCCCATGACGGGATTGGCGCCCTCAGATTGTCCACGAGCGTCTGTCCCCAGTATCTGACCCCTTCGAGCCCGTAATAGCGCGACATCATCCCTGAATAGCGGACGCCCAGACGCCCGACCCTGTCCGCGTCGTTGGTGACCACCATGTCGATGTCCTCCTCTTTCAGGATCTTCTTCAGATCGCACATCTTCATGTGCTCCATGACCTTCACGTCCCCGTACTCCGGCACACGGACGTTATGATTGATGATCAACCCGTCGTTGAACATCACCGCACGTAAGTCCGCACCCATGTCCTTGAGCGCATCGACATACCACTTCAGGTTCCTGACCATGACGCAGTAGATGACGACCTTCTTCCCTTCGACGTACGGCCTGAATCCGTCGATGATCCCTTTGTATTTCTCGTTCAGGGTCCTCTCCGCTTCCGGTAGACGGGGCGATAGCTTGGGATCGTATTCCGCCAGGCCCCTGACCCATTCGATGCACTCGCTGATCCCTATGGGTAGTTCCACTTCCATAGCTAAGCGACGTCCGGTCACTTCGGACAGCCGCTCGCATACGCGCCTGGTAAACTTCGAAAAACCTATCTGAATGTCATACTCGGCCGCACAGAAATCCTCTATCTGGGACAGTGTGCAAAAATCGGGGAAGCAAAACCTTACTCTCAGCCCGAGGGTCGATACGATCTCCTGTAAGGAATCGATCACCCTGTCCTTGCCCAGACCGAAGAAGCTCCTCGCTATCAGGTTGATGGTGCCTTCCTCGACATCCCTGGGTTTCATCCTCATTATGAGGGCATCCAGCAATCCGAAGGTACCCCCGAACTTACTGCTGAGGAACGTCTCGTCCGGCGATACCGGTATGACATCCACATCCAGCTTCTCCCTCATCCTGGCAGCGACCCTGATCGGGTCCGTGGCCATGATCTCGGCCGAACATGAGTTGACCAGGAACATGTGCCTGTAACCGTCGGCCTTGGCACGGAGGATCGCGTCCTCGATGATCTTGTCTGTGTCCTTGAAGGCACCTTCGGCATCCAGACCCGTACTGTACAATCCTGGCTCGGGAGGCATGCCTTCCCTCTCCGACACACCGTACAACGAACGGCGTAGGTATGCGAATTCCATCAGATACGCACAGTTCCTGGGGCCGTGGAGTATGACTGCCGCATCCCTCACCTTCATACCGGCATCGACGGCTCCGTGGGATGTGCAAGCTGGCATGACCATCTCTCCGGTGTATGTGAGATTCCTCTCCGAATCGTACCCGTCGAACTTCAGTTCCTTCTTCCGGCAGCATCCATTGAGATCCTCCTCCGTTATCGGCCTGCCCGCGGCAAGGGCCGACATGGCGGATTCCGGCAACGCCTTCGGACGGTACCTCCTCGGGACTGAGCGTATCATCTCTGCCAAAGCGGCGAGTCTTCTGGCCTCTTCCGAATCGGGCATTATGGAGCAGAGAACCTCGCCCTTGGCCTCGGCCTCCCTGAAGAGATCGGAACGAGGAATGTCGCATACGATCGGCAGTCCCACGGCATCCGCGAAACGCTGCACGATGGTCTCCTCTCCGGGATCGCCTCTCCTGTTGAACGCGAGACCGATGACGGATTCACCGGGGTTGATATTCTCCAATCCCCTGAGTATGTTGTTGGCAGCGAAGATCGACATGAACTCGCCCGAGGTCACTATGATGACCCCGTCCGAATTCCCCTTCCTCGCAGGAAGTGAGAAACCCCCACAGACCACATCACCGAGCACGTCGAAGACACGGAAGTCTGCCACTGTGCCAGCGATTTTCGAGAACAGCATCTCCATCCCCTTGCCGGCACAGCCCTTCCCGGGTTCTGCACCGCCGCATTCCACGCAGGAGATATCGTTGATCCCCGACACTATCGGATCTGCGGTCACATCGGAAGAGAACGTCCTAATGGGGATGCCGTGAGTGAGCAGCCTGGTGGAATCATGCTTGGGATCGCAGCCCACATGCAGGACCGAGCTGCCGTCCGAGGACAGGACATATGAGATGTTGGCCGATATCGTTGATTTCCCGATACCGCCCTTACCGTAAATCGCGAGACTGTACACGATAGGGGGCATCCTCATTGGATATATAATCCAATATCGGTCGGAACTATCGCAGCGGATACGATGGAGACCTCTCACTCCTCTTCAGGCGTGGGTACGATGATGACGGGGCACTTGCAGTTCTCCACAAGGTTCTGCGATACGCTTCCCATGACCATCCTGTCCAGACGGGACCTTTCCGGCCTTCCGACGACCACAGCTCCGCACTGGAAGTTCGTAGCGACCTCGAGGATCACGTCGTCGGGTTTTCCGACCTCGATGATCGTGTGGACATCCGCACCGGCGGCCATGGCCTTCTGTGACGCGGCGGCCATGTACTCCTGAACGGTAGGATCGATATCTTCGGGATCCATCTGCTCCTTGGAGACCACGTTAAGGATGTAGAGCGGCTCTTCCAGAGATACAGATAACTTGGTGGCGTATTCGAGTGCAGCCTCTGTCGCCTGTCTGCCGTCGTACGCGATCAATATGGACATATCAGTAACCATATTCCTGCCAAGGCTTTTATATCTGACCCTCGGAAAAGCATGTTTCAACCCTTTTAAGGAGCCTTGCCCGTATTGGAGTCACATTCCTCCTGGCCGTTCTCTTCTGGATCAGCAGCCGCGAAGATCGATGTTCCTGATGGTGGGTTCGAACGACCCGTCCGGACTGCATACGGCATAACGGTATCCGTCGGACAGGGTGTATTCCATGAATCTGTAATCTCTGCCGTCCACCTTCTGATCCACGGTTATCCTGTCACCCAGCTCGATGCGGAATGAGTCGAGGGGCAGTTCAAAACCCAGGCCTGTGGCTTTCATGAAACTCTCCTTGAGCGTCCAAAAACGGAAGAACAGGTCATACTTCCTTTCAAGGTCCTTCTCCGAACATATGGTCTCGTATTCCGAACCGAAGAAGTACCGACGGGCGATCCCCAGGTCTATGGTGTGAACCTTCTCGACATCGCACCCCACATCATCTTCCGAAACGGAGCACATGACCCTCTCCTCGGAATGAGAGAGGTTGAAGCACAGGCCGCATCCGTTGAAGTATGGTTTACCGTAACGTCCTGTTGAGATGTCCAGAGAGCGGTAATCGACCCCGTGATCCTCCAAAGCGCGGCGAAGAAGGATCTCCACACCCATCGACTGTATTCTGTCCTTATCGAAGGCTAAATAGTCGATCTTAGAACGTCTGTAATCGGGCATTTCCAGATAGAACCTGCCGTAAAGCTCTCTGTCGTTAAGGGGGGCCGTATCCGCACAGTACGTTACCGTCTTCACTGTCAGCGGCATCGGCCGATGATGATAAAAACAAACCGTCGCGGTCCGGCCTGATGATCCCCGATGAAATCATGCCCTTGATCTCCGATCGGGCCGCATCCGTACACGATACTGCAGCTATTGACCGTGGCCTTCGGGGGCCCGCGTTCTCCCTGGCCCGTCCGTTGCCGGCCGGAAAACATGCCCCCGTATACGTCTTGATCATGGTGTCATAGTTTCTAAGAGGCTCAATCAGACACATCTCATTTATAGAAAAAATAAGATTAACGGAGACATGCTGACAGCACAGGAAATCCTGAGGATGACTTACCGCAGGATGAGGGAGGAACCAACCCAAATCTGTGCGTATGAGACGGATGGGGACATATCCTATTCCAATTCGGAATTCCTCACTATGGTCGGCAAATGCACCAATTATCTCAAAAGAAACGGCATAGTTAGGAAAGATGTCATTGTCATCAATATCGGTCGCAGCGCGCTGCATTTTGCGTTGAGATACGCGTGCATGAATATCGGGGCCATCTATTTCAGCCTAGACCCTCTGGTTCCCGAGCAGCGTGCCGAGATGATGATTGCATCGAGCGGTGCGAAACTGGTAATCAAAAAGGACTTTTCCCTGCCTAACGATCTGGAATCGGATTTCGAACTGGAGGAAATATCTGACAACGAACCTGCATTCATCGTCTATACGTCTGGTTCCACCGGAACGCCCAAGGGGGTACTTCAGTCCAGGGAATGCATCTCGAATCTGGTCGAGTCGCAGCTCGGGACCATCCCGTTCAAAAGGACTGACAAAGTCGGAACGATCAGTAGCGTATCATTCATTGTTTCCAATGTGGACATGTATTCCACGCTCAACGGGGGCGCCTCCCTTTACATCATCGACGATTCCTTAAGGGGGGACATGCCCCGCATGCGCGCCTTTCTGGAGAAGGTTCACCTGGATTATATGATCCTCATCCCCAGATACTTCGATGCCTTGGGAAGACCCTCTTCGATCAGAAATGTGGTCTTCGGAGGGGACAAGGCTGGCATTCAATCCCGCGTCAACGGCGTAAGGCTGTACAATTCCTATGGAATGTCCGAAGGGATAATCTGCAACGGCGAGATAACGAATTATGAACTGGACCCTCCCCTCGGAGAACCACCGGCTGGCAATTCTATAACCGTGGAGGATGAGGACGGCAATCCGGCCGAAGTAGGTGAAATCGTCTGCCGTGGCAGAGGCCTTATGCTAGGATATCTCGATGACATGTCCGATGGATATCCGGATACACCCATACGTGTTCTGCATACCGGAGATATCGGTAAAAGGATGGAGGACGGGATACACATCCTGGGCAGGATTGGGGAACAGGTTAAAATCAACGGCCATAGGGTCGAACCAGCTGAGACCAGATATGCGATGTCCACCACAAAGGGTGTTGACGATGCCGTAGTCGCCGTCTTCCACAGACCTGATGGGAGCCCCTATCTGTGCGGATTCTACATTGGAAAGATAAAACCCGAGCAGCTCCGCAGCGAATTGATGGGCAAGGTCGATTCCTACTTTGTACCCAGACATCTGGTCAAAATGGATTCCTTCCCGAGGAATCCCAACGGCAAAGTGAACATGCGTGCACTTCCAGAGCCCGATGTATCGGCGCTTTTGACCGAGTATGTTGCTCCAAGCAATGATACGGAGAGGATGCTGTGCGAGGCATTCTCCGAGGTCTTCGGAATAGAGGGCATTGGTGTCGATGATGACTTCATCCGCCTGGGCGGGGACTCCCTCAGGGCGATCAAGCTGTCGTCCATATGCAGGGATCACGGACTGTCGGTTAATATTGCGGACATCCTTTCCAAACGCACGCCTGGGGCCTTGGCCGCATCCTCTGGAGGATTGGAGGAAACGTTGCTGTACACACTGGATACCGGATGTCCTCTCACAGGCGGTGCATTGGACGTCTACCTCGATATAGTGAGCGGCAGGTCGGACGCACCGTACATAGTCAGCCTTGAGCATCCTATCCCTCGGGGCGTGAATGACGATGATGCAAGAGCGGTGATCGGAAAGCTTCTGAAGGCGTATCCCATTCTGACGGCCAGTATCTCGGACGAGAGCGGAGAACCGAGATTCGTTTTCGGTTCCGTTCCGGAGATCACCGTATCGAAAGAAAGGATGCATGACATCAGAAGACCTTTCATCCTTTCCGATAATCTTGCGAGATTCAACATAGTGTCGGGCGAATGCATACAGGCGGCGTTCCACCACACGATCTCCGATGGTTTCAGCATAATGGTCCTGAATGAAGCATTGGATAACCTGTTCTCAGGTCTTTCCGTGGAAACAGACATCGGATTCCTCAGGGATGCATCCTCGTATGCGGATTTTGATATCAAGGGATCGTTGGAATTCTTCAGAGGATTACTGGATGATATCGACGACATCCCTGAACCAGTACCCGATCCCAACGGTGCCGGCGGACATGTGACCAAGGACCTCACATCAGGCGTAAAACAGGTGGCGGAACGCGCCCGTTTGTTGGGAACGACTCCCGCTAACCTTTTGACAGCGGCTTTCGGTTACACCCTATCAAGGTTCACGGGTTCATCGAAGGCCATATTCAGCATCATCGTGAACGGAAGGGATGTCACGAGTTCTCTTTCCTCTGTAGGTATGTTCGCCCGCACTTTGCCCTTGGTCGTGGATTGCCACGATCGTTCCGTGGCCGAATTCATAAGGGAGACGAACGATACGATCTTATCGGTGATCTCGAATCAGCGCTGTCCATTCCACGCCATCGCCAGTAAGTTCGGCATGAGTTTCAACGTGGTTTTCAACCACCTGTCCGGTCTGGAGACGGTGCGTCTCGAGGACAGGGAGATCGTCGCCGACCTATCATTCGATCTGTTCGCATCTGGGGGCGCTTATAAACTGTCCTGTACGCACTCGAAAAAGTACACGGACGACACCATCTGGAGGATGGCCGAAACGTTCGACAGAATCGTCGCAGGATTGATTGGATGCGGAAAACTGTCCGATATCAGATATACTTCGGAAGAAGAGCTCGGTATCTTGGATTCCATCAATGATACTGCTGTTCCGTTGAAGTTCAACGACATTACGGAAGCATTCAGACAATCAGTATCGGAACATGCCGACAGAACTCTGCTGACCTATCTGGATAATAGCTACACCTACTCCGAGGTCGATAGGATCTCGGACTCCATAGCATCCGCCCTCGCAGGGCAGGGTGTGAGTGGTGGAGACCGTGTGGCCATAATAGTCCCAAGGTCGGAATGGTATCTCCTCAGCGCCCTCGGTGTGCTGAAGACAGGTGCGGCATACGTCCCAATCGATACATCCTATCCGGACGAGCGTGTATCATTCATGCTCAGTGATTCGTCCACGAAAGCGGTTATATGCACCGCCGAGACCAGGGAACGCTGTAAGTCGCTTACAAATGCCCCTATCGTCGGCTGCGATGAGGTCTAGACGTCCCGTTTCGAGCACAAGTCAATAATCTCGCCGACCGATACTGCTGTCGTACTGTACACATCCGGAACCACGGGAGCGCCGAAGGGTTCCCTCATCACGCACCTTGCGGTCGAGAACTATTCGGAATTCTACAGTCGGGCAACATGCATATCTCCGGAACACAAAGTAGCACTTTATCACAGTTTCAGTTTCGACGTACATCTGGAGAGCATGTTCTCCCCCATACTTTCCGGTGCATCGGTCGAGATCATACCGGAGGATGTTAGGCTTGACATCGATATCCTGTACGATTACGTTACTAACCGTCACATAGACAATCTCCACCTACCTGCAGCCATCGGTAGAATGTTCATAGAAAAGCATCCCGAATGCGGACTTAGATATCTGGTGGTCGGAGGCGAGAAGTTCAGAGACGTGTCAGTCCTCCCTGCTTATCCTGTCATGGAAAAGTACGGCCCCACAGAGGCCACCGTCTCGGTCACCTATCAAGTTCTGGACGCAAGGACATACACCGAATCGGTTGGCGTTCCGATTCAGAATACAGCGGTCTATCTGCTGGACGCAGAACACCGCATGGCCCCTGTCGGAGCAGTAGCTGAGCTGTATCTGTCAGGATACCAGCTGTCATCAGGATATCTCAACAATCCCAAGAAAGAAGCTGAAGTGTTCTTCGACAATCTGTTCTGTAATAAGAAAGGGTACGAGAGAATGTACGCCACAGGGGACTTCTTCAGACTGCTCCCCGACGGCACTCTTGGCTTCATAGGCAGGAGGGACGGACAGGTTAAGATCAGA of the methanogenic archaeon mixed culture ISO4-G1 genome contains:
- a CDS encoding molecular chaperone GrpE — encoded protein: MSDNKFMSFLGGLKSSDKQEEPAVQEEPTVSIEVPDENVNVTADEPVSAVSDEMEDTILALKAQIEELKLTIQGLRENPPFPDMSAFVTSREQIKSLTNAIERQNIEITNRSLTSCMEQIAVMREDFFKLCEGMRKKIDSMSAKDVLSSFEAYEVDMENILSDGGVFIGHFPYDSLNTIHQRIVEVIPTNDQSKNGLIAERLSDGYKLGDRVLLKEKVSVYKYTEEALKPVTEETEAPAEETPAVEPVQTHSKKKKKTKKSKKSEAEE
- a CDS encoding molecular chaperone DnaK, encoding MTDYCIGIDLGTTYSCLSYIDEDGDPVVEKNFEQEDTTPSVILFNENGEIIVGSPAKDMSVMYPPERVITSIKRQMGTDYTVDIDGEEYNPIMLSAVILRKIINDFNENHNCDIKKAVITCPAYFGQNERDATKTAGIIAGLEDVTVINEPTAAAISFGFGNNDGGKKRVLVYDLGGGTFDVTVLEIDGSSFTAVATDGERFLGGKDWDAAIANIIKSKISEELGIDKESLDENEDVKQTLINDSETIKKRLSTAESTKGTLTVDGQKVVFTVTREDFENATSGLIQTTVDIIDRVLASKDFTMADIDEVVLVGGSSRMPQVKNSISAKYPDAKINLYDPDQSVAKGAAIFAHSNMVMPDAENTAEAGEEAPVEGAINVHNVLSKTFGIKAVYEDGTEKISNIIFRNETLPIEAVKTYYPVDDGQNTIMVEIYEDAAVNDEDGKKTDIIEGSPVGNFMMELPMDVTKNTPITVKFTATNEGILIASVDCMEQHSEYQIENEMTMSEEDISKSQGLMDKVTNAN
- a CDS encoding nitrogenase-related protein, which translates into the protein MRLEADGMLGAILASESLGLTDTMINGAGGCRSRSQIVMHDAIPSYYPENQSCCRSKYFSQQSRLPCTYLNNEDIVFGTAEKVSRGIESVASITGRRALLLDTLGASLLCTDYSGLTGNAETDPIQIQGDLSAMSMAEGYDVTVRTLLSSVDIEDGDDGSVNVLGYGLMDFGWEAGEKQLRSILESMGLRVNCMMGCLPKKEEILSCGKASLNIMIHPEFCRQTAEMLKERFGTDYLRLSMGAPVGYQSVRSFIREVASATGKDPTLALSMVDKDAEEVHRHLMNYERIPVSLHAKGFVIKAESSIVYPLMRWMMETFGMVPRHIIPLDDEYGQEIRDYLAEHGFQQALEGCEGEIEAVFSDGMDALKGSMAVSTTGYVEIRPPRSGYMDLMDRTIVGISGCRYVLDAMMNGITRFRCGQPTEVMYRPGYEEE
- a CDS encoding nitrogenase iron protein NifH → MRMPPIVYSLAIYGKGGIGKSTISANISYVLSSDGSSVLHVGCDPKHDSTRLLTHGIPIRTFSSDVTADPIVSGINDISCVECGGAEPGKGCAGKGMEMLFSKIAGTVADFRVFDVLGDVVCGGFSLPARKGNSDGVIIVTSGEFMSIFAANNILRGLENINPGESVIGLAFNRRGDPGEETIVQRFADAVGLPIVCDIPRSDLFREAEAKGEVLCSIMPDSEEARRLAALAEMIRSVPRRYRPKALPESAMSALAAGRPITEEDLNGCCRKKELKFDGYDSERNLTYTGEMVMPACTSHGAVDAGMKVRDAAVILHGPRNCAYLMEFAYLRRSLYGVSEREGMPPEPGLYSTGLDAEGAFKDTDKIIEDAILRAKADGYRHMFLVNSCSAEIMATDPIRVAARMREKLDVDVIPVSPDETFLSSKFGGTFGLLDALIMRMKPRDVEEGTINLIARSFFGLGKDRVIDSLQEIVSTLGLRVRFCFPDFCTLSQIEDFCAAEYDIQIGFSKFTRRVCERLSEVTGRRLAMEVELPIGISECIEWVRGLAEYDPKLSPRLPEAERTLNEKYKGIIDGFRPYVEGKKVVIYCVMVRNLKWYVDALKDMGADLRAVMFNDGLIINHNVRVPEYGDVKVMEHMKMCDLKKILKEEDIDMVVTNDADRVGRLGVRYSGMMSRYYGLEGVRYWGQTLVDNLRAPIPSWEEGL
- a CDS encoding universal stress protein, with protein sequence MVTDMSILIAYDGRQATEAALEYATKLSVSLEEPLYILNVVSKEQMDPEDIDPTVQEYMAAASQKAMAAGADVHTIIEVGKPDDVILEVATNFQCGAVVVGRPERSRLDRMVMGSVSQNLVENCKCPVIIVPTPEEE
- a CDS encoding 4'-phosphopantetheinyl transferase, with the translated sequence MPLTVKTVTYCADTAPLNDRELYGRFYLEMPDYRRSKIDYLAFDKDRIQSMGVEILLRRALEDHGVDYRSLDISTGRYGKPYFNGCGLCFNLSHSEERVMCSVSEDDVGCDVEKVHTIDLGIARRYFFGSEYETICSEKDLERKYDLFFRFWTLKESFMKATGLGFELPLDSFRIELGDRITVDQKVDGRDYRFMEYTLSDGYRYAVCSPDGSFEPTIRNIDLRGC